One part of the Malus sylvestris chromosome 2, drMalSylv7.2, whole genome shotgun sequence genome encodes these proteins:
- the LOC126589648 gene encoding 40S ribosomal protein S30, with translation MGKVHGSLARAGKVRGQTPKVAKQDKKKKPRGRAHKRLQYNRRFVTAVVGFGKKRGPNSSEK, from the exons ATGG GAAAGGTCCACGGTTCTTTGGCTCGTGCCGGTAAGGTGAGAGGCCAAACTCCCAAAGTGGCCAAGCaggacaagaagaagaagccccGCGGCCGCGCCCACAAGCGCCTGCAATACAACCGCCGATTCGTCACCGCTG TGGTTGGCTTCGGAAAGAAGAGGGGACCCAACTCGTCTGAGAAGTAG
- the LOC126589640 gene encoding protein S-acyltransferase 10-like — MTSVNICRDSLCRPFERCSRLLPCLADPARRSALGLKVALVMLHLIYPGLIFLFDGGLIEKTKKEPWYTAIYLTLYVVTLIQYFVTSGSSPGFVVDAMRTVNESNTIFRKASGISKQPAPSKIGSVVVTVERNQLGRSLLGNNATSWTKLVMDLYPPGTSVRSLTCSYCNVEQPPRSKHCHDCDKCVLQFDHHCVWLGTCIGVGNHCKFWWYICEETALCLWTAVLYITYLKANISVAWWKDAIVILLLVILSIIMIFLLLLLIFHSYLVLTNQTTYELVRRRRIPYLRGVPERVYPFSKGACRNLYEFCCIRSSNYRMEPLPTAQQLEEKSRPYTCCDVVTCRCC, encoded by the exons ATGACGAGCGTGAACATCTGCCGGGACTCGTTGTGTCGACCATTTGAGCGATGCTCCCGCTTGCTTCCCTGTCTCGCCGATCCcg CTCGGAGGTCTGCTTTGGGATTAAAAGTTGCATTGGTGATGCTACATCTAATATACCCCGGCTTGATTTTTCTGTTTGATGGAGGTTTGATTGAGAAAACTAAAAAGGAACCATG GTATACTGCTATATATTTGACTCTCTATGTTGTGACATTGATTCAATACTTTGTTACCTCCGGTTCTTCTCCTGG CTTTGTCGTGGATGCAATGAGGACTGTCAATGAGTCAAATACAATATTCAGAAAAGCATCAGGAATCTCAAA ACAGCCTGCTCCAAGCAAAATTGGCAGTGTGGTTGTGACAGTGGAACGGAATCAGTTGGgaagaagtcttctgggaaATAATGCAACATCTTGGACCAAACTTGTGATGGACTTGTATCCACCTGGAACGTCTGTTAG AAGTTTGACTTGCTCGTACTGTAATGTTGAGCAG CCCCCGAGATCAAAGCACTGTCATGATTGTGACAAATGTGTTCTTCAGTTCGATCATCATTGTGTTTGGCTCGGAACATGCATTGGTGTGGgtaatcattgtaaattttg GTGGTACATTTGTGAAGAGACAGCACTGTGCCTGTGGACCGCCGTCCTATACATCACATACCTGAAGGCTAATATATCAGTCGCTTG GTGGAAGGATGCAATTGTGATATTACTGCTGGTTATTTTGTCAATTATCATGATCTTTCTGCTGCTCCTGCTGATATTTCATAG TTATCTAGTTCTGACCAATCAGACTACTTATGAGCTTGTAAGACGAAGGCGCATCCCATATTTAAg AGGAGTACCCGAGAGAGTTTATCCTTTCAGTAAAGGAGCATGCAGAAATTTATACGAGTTTTGCTGCATTCGAAGCAGTAATTACAGAATGGAACCATTACCAACAGCACAGCAACTTGAAGAAAAGTCTAGACCTTACACCTGTTGTGATGTTGTAACCTGTCGTTGTTGCTGA
- the LOC126589630 gene encoding lysine histidine transporter-like 8: MSREANEISSAPITPRPEAGAPKPPVAPQPAVSCPPSQYNSPSLSRSPLLDGVSDQPAAGGAVVPASKTPKGSRTPAGIRTPRRSLTPFMTPIGSPVRKALKMTRLDPQDAWLPITESRNGNQYYAAFHTLCSGIGIQALVLPVAFTILGWSWGIICLTLAFIWQSYTLWILVHLHENVETGVRYSRYMQLFSLTYGDKIANWLGMFPIMYLSGGTCVALIVIGGGTSKLFFQTLCGAACTSKPLTTVEWFLVFTCAAVLLSLLPNLNSIAGVSLIGAITAVGYCTAIWVVSVSEGRLPGVSYDPIRAPNDVDGVFSVLNALGIIAFAFRGHNLILEIQATMPSSEKHPSHVPMWRGVKVSYSIIAACLFPLAIGGYWAYGHLIPANGGMLPAVFQFHSRDVSQSVLAFISLFVVINALCSFQIYGMPMFDHMESQYTSRKKAPLPWWLRCISRAMFGFGVFFVAVAIPFLGSVAGLVGGISLPVTLAYPCFMWIKINKPKKYSPMWWLNWSLGILGIALSLVLIAAGIYVVIQTGIKVQFFKPH, from the exons atgagtAGAGAAGCAAACGAGATTAGCTCAGCTCCTATAACACCGAGGCCGGAAGCTGGGGCTCCAAAGCCACCGGTGGCACCACAGCCTGCGGTGTCTTGCCCGCCTTCGCAGTACAACTCACCGTCTTTGTCTAGGTCACCGCTTCTTGATGGAGTCTCAGATCAACCAGCTGCGGGAGGAGCCGTTGTGCCGGCCAGCAAGACCCCCAAGGGCTCAAGAACCCCAGCTGGTATAAGGACTCCAAGGAGGTCTTTGACTCCATTCATGACTCCCATTGGTAGCCCTGTCAGGAAGGCTTTAAAGATGACTAGGCTTGATCCTCAGGATGCTTGGCTTCCCATCACTGAGTCTAGAAATGGCAACCAGTACTATGCTGCCTTCCACACTCTTTGTTCTGGGATTGGTATCCAAGCTTTGGTGCTTCCTGTTGCTTTCACAATTCTTGGCTG GTCTTGGGGTATAATATGTTTGACTCTAGCATTCATATGGCAAAGTTACACCCTATGGATACTGGTTCATCTCCACGAGAATGTAGAAACTGGAGTACGTTACAGCAGATACATGCAGCTCTTTAGTCTCACCTATG GTGACAAAATTGCAAATTGGCTAGGGATGTTTCCGATCATGTATCTATCTGGAGGCACCTGCGTGGCCTTGATAGTGATTGGTGGAGGCACTTCCAAGCTCTTCTTCCAAACTTTATGTGGGGCCGCATGCACTTCTAAGCCATTGACAACAGTTGAATGGTTCTTGGTGTTCACATGTGCTGCTGTGCTGCTATCTCTCCTGCCAAACTTGAACTCCATAGCTGGAGTTTCACTGATTGGAGCTATCACTGCGGTTGGGTACTGCACAGCGATTTGGGTGGTTTCTGTATCAGAAGGCAGGCTTCCTGGAGTTTCATATGATCCCATTAGAGCTCCGAATGATGTGGATGGGGTGTTTAGTGTGCTCAATGCCCTTGGGATCATTGCTTTTGCCTTCAGAGGTCACAATCTTATCCTTGAGATTCAG GCCACCATGCCTTCCAGTGAGAAACATCCCTCACATGTGCCCATGTGGAGAGGAGTGAAGGTGTCCTATTCAATCATTGCTGCATGCTTGTTTCCCCTTGCAATTGGAGGCTACTGGGCTTATGGTCACTTG ATACCAGCAAATGGAGGAATGCTTCCAGCTGTGTTCCAGTTCCATTCAAGAGATGTGTCACAATCCGTACTAGCGTTCATAAGCTTGTTTGTGGTGATAAATGCACTGTGCTCGTTCCAAATCTACGGCATGCCAATGTTTGACCACATGGAGTCCCAATACACAAGCAGAAAGAAAGCTCCACTTCCATGGTGGCTGAGGTGCATTTCTAGGGCAATGTTTGGGTTCGGTGTCTTCTTCGTCGCCGTGGCAATTCCATTTTTGGGAAGTGTGGCTGGTTTGGTTGGAGGCATATCACTGCCTGTGACTTTGGCATATCCTTGTTTCATGTGGATCAAGATTAACAAGCCTAAGAAGTATAGTCCTATGTGGTGGCTAAATTGGTCTCTTGGGATTTTGGGGATCGCTTTGAGTTTGGTTTTGATTGCAGCTGGAATATATGTTGTGATTCAAACTGGGATTAAAGTCCAATTCTTCAAGCCTCACTAA